The genomic window CGCAGGTGTGTGGGGAAGAGTGCGGGGAAGTAGGCCGCATAGCCCGCGTGGATGCCCTGGGCGCAGAAGCCAAAGAGCGGCAGCAGCACCAGCAGCAGCGTGTAGCTGCCTGCATACGAGGGCAGCCAGCAGATGGCGGGTGTCATGACCAGCGCGGCCAGATGCAGCACCACAAAGGTCTTCTTGCAGCCCCAGCGTGCGCTCAGCGGGCCAAAGGCCAGCATGCCAGCACCCGCGCCCGCAGTTTGGATGAAGCCGAAGGCGATCTTGGATTTGCTGGCCCATTCGGGATCTTTGACGCGCTTCAGGAAATCCGCCGCGATGTCCTGCCCCGCCACCACCACGCCCCAGAAGGTGGCCAGGCCCACCATGGCCAGCAGCGCGCCGAAGATCGCGCGCGAGCGCCAGCGCGGTGTGCCGAGGAGTTCGCTGAAGCTGCCCATGCGCTTCGCCTTGGTCGCGCGTGCCTCCTTCCATGCCTCGGGCTCCTTGATGCTCATACGCACCCACAGCACCAGCAGCGCTGGAACCACGCCCAGCAGGTAGGCCGTGCGCCACTGCGCGCCCACATACAGACCCGCCGCCGCCGCCAGCCACAGGCCCGCCACACTGGTGGCGTGGAAGATGCCGCCTGCGCGCTCGCGTGCTTCTTTGGGAAACACCTCCGCCACCAGCGCCGCGCCCACAGCCCACTCGCCACCCACGCCCATGGCCACGAGAAAGCGCAGCGCGCCCACCTGCCAGATCTCGCTGGCAAAGGCGGTGACGCCTGAGAAGAGCGAGTAAAAGAGAATGGTGAGCGCCATGACCGGATTGCGTCCCCATTTGTCCGCCAGCGAGCTGAAGAGCAGGCCGCCAAAGGTGCCACCGAGAAGAAAGATGCCGAGAAAACGCTCTCCCCACACCTTCACCAGCGCATCGTCCGGCTTCACATGCAGCAGATCGGGCAGCATGTCGGCACGCGTGAGATTGTAGATCTGCCCCTCAAAGGCATCAAACACCCAGCCGAGCGAAGCCACGAGAAGCACCAGCCACTGGTAGCGGGTGACAGAGGAGTACCATTTGGTGGAGGCAGAAGACATGAGCTGATGTGGCGGATGATGAGGGCGACTGGGGCGCATCAGTGACGTGCCAGAGCGCAGCCACATTTCAGCGGCGTGGTGGTTTTACTCAAATAGGCTGCGGCTGCACAAGACTGGAAAGCAGACACTTGCAGTGCGGAGCATCCCCCCTGAGTCTGCGCGGCCTATGCAGCCTGCAGACATTGCCCGGAGTTATGATGAGATCGCGCATCAGTGGCTGGAGCCGCATCTGGAGACCAACGGCATGCGCCAGCACGAGCACGCGCTCAGGTTCCGCAAGCAGCAGGGCGGTGGTCGGGCGCTGGATGTGGGCT from Prosthecobacter vanneervenii includes these protein-coding regions:
- a CDS encoding MFS transporter, whose translation is MSSASTKWYSSVTRYQWLVLLVASLGWVFDAFEGQIYNLTRADMLPDLLHVKPDDALVKVWGERFLGIFLLGGTFGGLLFSSLADKWGRNPVMALTILFYSLFSGVTAFASEIWQVGALRFLVAMGVGGEWAVGAALVAEVFPKEARERAGGIFHATSVAGLWLAAAAGLYVGAQWRTAYLLGVVPALLVLWVRMSIKEPEAWKEARATKAKRMGSFSELLGTPRWRSRAIFGALLAMVGLATFWGVVVAGQDIAADFLKRVKDPEWASKSKIAFGFIQTAGAGAGMLAFGPLSARWGCKKTFVVLHLAALVMTPAICWLPSYAGSYTLLLVLLPLFGFCAQGIHAGYAAYFPALFPTHLRATGSGFCFNTGRLLAAPVLIWLSAWMKSTMDLRVAITSLGGFFLLGLIFLACLPETHGEDLPD